One segment of Phaeacidiphilus oryzae TH49 DNA contains the following:
- a CDS encoding extracellular catalytic domain type 1 short-chain-length polyhydroxyalkanoate depolymerase — MAPSAGRPPTRRRLLRGWTALLTGVLLLLGGLTAASPAQAASLTQVTGFGSNPGSLNMYSYVPDNLPANAPLVLALHGCTQSANDYYSHSGWPKYADLYGFALVFPEQPSLTNPIENCFDWGTPSNDGRGKGEALSIYQMIQYAESNYHVDPSRIYITGLSAGAGMTADLLADYPDVFAAGSIDSGPAAQCSTTGITNTNCTSGTTSKTVQQWGDLIRGSDSGYAGPWPRVAIWQGSSDTTVNPAELTYNMDGWTNVWGIGQTPSSTQTLTGGTTENIYNDGSGNPAVETYSVSGMTHGLAVNPGSATDQCGTTGTYYLNTICSSYYTAQFFGLAQGGGGGGTGGLAAPTGVTVTGTTGSSASLSWNAVSGAAGYDVYRNGTLVTSSPVTATSYTDSGLSGGTTYSYTVAAVDSSGTVGTRSTAVSATTTGGAAQCFTDNNYNQVAAGRAHQTLGETYANGSNQDMGLYNLYVTHTLKETSAGYYVIADGTC; from the coding sequence ATGGCACCTTCCGCTGGAAGACCCCCCACCCGACGACGGCTGCTCCGCGGCTGGACGGCGCTGCTCACCGGCGTCCTGCTGCTGCTCGGCGGGCTGACCGCGGCCTCGCCCGCGCAGGCCGCGAGCCTGACCCAGGTGACCGGCTTCGGATCCAACCCGGGCAGCCTCAACATGTACAGCTACGTCCCCGACAACCTGCCGGCCAACGCGCCGCTGGTGCTCGCCCTCCACGGCTGCACGCAGAGCGCGAACGACTACTACAGCCACTCCGGCTGGCCCAAGTACGCGGACCTGTACGGCTTCGCGCTGGTCTTCCCCGAGCAGCCCTCGCTCACCAACCCGATCGAGAACTGCTTCGACTGGGGCACCCCGTCCAACGACGGCCGCGGCAAGGGAGAGGCGCTGTCGATCTACCAGATGATCCAGTACGCCGAGAGCAACTACCACGTCGACCCGAGCCGGATCTACATCACCGGCCTCTCCGCGGGCGCCGGGATGACCGCCGACCTCCTCGCCGACTATCCGGACGTCTTCGCCGCCGGCTCGATCGACTCCGGCCCGGCCGCGCAGTGCTCCACCACCGGCATCACCAACACCAACTGCACCTCCGGAACCACCAGCAAGACCGTCCAGCAGTGGGGCGACCTGATCCGCGGCTCCGACTCCGGCTACGCCGGCCCCTGGCCGCGGGTGGCGATCTGGCAGGGCAGCTCGGACACCACGGTCAACCCGGCCGAGCTGACGTACAACATGGACGGCTGGACCAACGTCTGGGGCATCGGCCAGACCCCGTCCAGCACCCAGACCCTGACCGGGGGCACCACCGAGAACATCTACAACGACGGCAGCGGCAACCCGGCCGTGGAGACCTACTCCGTCTCCGGGATGACCCACGGCCTCGCGGTCAACCCCGGCTCGGCCACCGACCAGTGCGGCACCACCGGCACCTACTATCTCAACACCATCTGCTCCAGCTACTACACCGCCCAGTTCTTCGGCCTGGCGCAGGGCGGCGGGGGCGGCGGCACCGGCGGCCTCGCGGCCCCCACCGGGGTGACCGTGACCGGCACCACCGGCAGCAGCGCCTCGCTCAGCTGGAACGCCGTCTCGGGCGCGGCCGGCTACGACGTCTACCGCAACGGCACCCTCGTGACCAGTTCGCCGGTCACCGCCACCAGCTATACCGACAGCGGGCTGAGCGGCGGCACCACCTACAGCTACACGGTGGCCGCCGTCGACTCCTCCGGCACCGTCGGGACCAGGTCGACCGCGGTCAGCGCCACCACCACCGGCGGCGCCGCGCAGTGCTTCACCGACAACAACTACAACCAGGTCGCCGCCGGCCGGGCCCACCAGACCCTGGGGGAGACCTACGCCAACGGCTCCAACCAGGACATGGGGCTGTACAACCTCTACGTCACCCACACCCTGAAGGAGACCTCCGCCGGCTACTACGTCATCGCCGACGGCACCTGCTGA
- a CDS encoding response regulator encodes MSRPLRAVIADDQALVRTGFRMILAADGIEVAAEAADGEEVVTAVRRTRPDVVLMDIRMPRLDGLEATRRILAGEADGDERPRVLILTTYDLDHYVYAALSAGASGFLLKDVSPEHLVASVRLVRTGDALLAPAITRRLIERFAGRDADGGSKDRLHRDLSQLTPRELEVLRLMASGLSNAELADRLVLGQTTVKTHVARILGKLGLRDRVQAVVLAYETGLVTPGGSGGAEEDVPAG; translated from the coding sequence ATGAGCCGACCGCTGCGCGCGGTCATCGCCGACGATCAGGCGCTGGTGCGCACCGGGTTCCGGATGATCCTCGCCGCCGACGGCATCGAGGTCGCCGCCGAGGCGGCGGACGGCGAGGAGGTGGTCACCGCGGTCCGCCGCACCCGCCCGGACGTGGTGCTGATGGACATCCGGATGCCCCGGCTGGACGGTCTGGAGGCGACCCGCCGGATCCTCGCCGGGGAAGCGGACGGCGACGAGCGGCCGCGGGTGCTCATCCTCACCACCTACGACCTCGACCACTACGTCTACGCCGCGCTCTCCGCCGGGGCCAGCGGCTTCCTCCTCAAGGACGTCTCCCCGGAGCACCTGGTGGCCTCCGTCCGGCTGGTGCGGACCGGGGACGCGCTGCTCGCCCCCGCGATCACCCGGCGGCTGATCGAGCGCTTCGCCGGCCGGGACGCCGACGGCGGCTCGAAGGACCGGCTGCACCGCGACCTCTCCCAGCTGACCCCGCGTGAGCTGGAGGTGCTGCGGCTGATGGCGAGCGGTCTGAGCAACGCCGAACTCGCCGACCGGCTGGTGCTCGGGCAGACCACGGTCAAGACCCACGTGGCCCGGATCCTGGGCAAGCTCGGCCTGCGGGACCGCGTCCAGGCGGTGGTGCTGGCCTATGAGACGGGCCTGGTCACGCCGGGTGGAAGCGGCGGCGCGGAGGAGGATGTGCCCGCCGGGTGA
- a CDS encoding cupin domain-containing protein produces the protein MQKLSLEAGAREHLERASAAKTGRSAETVYGGHEHVLRQTLIALRSGTALSEHENPGEATVLVLRGRVRLRSGDESWEGSPGDLLIVPPARHSLEAEEDAAVLLTVAVQP, from the coding sequence ATGCAGAAGCTCTCCCTGGAAGCCGGGGCGCGCGAGCACCTGGAGCGCGCGTCCGCGGCCAAGACCGGCCGGAGCGCCGAGACCGTCTACGGCGGCCACGAGCACGTCCTGCGGCAGACGCTGATCGCCCTGCGCTCCGGCACCGCGCTCTCCGAACACGAGAACCCCGGCGAGGCCACCGTCCTGGTGCTGCGCGGCCGGGTGCGCCTCCGCAGCGGCGACGAGAGCTGGGAGGGCAGTCCGGGCGACCTCCTGATCGTCCCTCCGGCCCGGCACAGCCTGGAGGCCGAGGAGGACGCCGCCGTCCTCCTCACCGTCGCCGTCCAGCCCTGA
- a CDS encoding TIGR03668 family PPOX class F420-dependent oxidoreductase, whose product MELDQAEARARLAAARSARLATASADGQPHLVPITFALDGERLYFAVDHKPKRSTALRRLRNIAGNPRVSVLADEYAEDWSRLWWVRADGRAEVWPPDEGDGGGSRRAAALRLLAARYPQYRERPPRGAVVAIRIDRLTGWAAGGG is encoded by the coding sequence ATGGAGCTCGACCAGGCCGAGGCGCGCGCACGGCTGGCGGCCGCGCGGTCCGCGCGCCTCGCCACCGCCTCCGCGGACGGGCAGCCGCATCTGGTGCCGATCACCTTCGCGCTGGACGGCGAGCGGCTGTACTTCGCCGTCGACCACAAGCCGAAGCGGAGCACGGCGCTCAGGCGGCTGCGCAACATCGCCGGCAACCCGCGGGTGAGTGTCCTCGCCGACGAGTACGCCGAGGACTGGTCCCGGCTCTGGTGGGTCCGGGCGGACGGCAGGGCCGAGGTGTGGCCGCCCGACGAGGGCGACGGGGGTGGCTCCCGCCGGGCCGCGGCGCTTCGCCTGCTGGCGGCCCGATACCCCCAGTACCGCGAACGGCCGCCGCGGGGCGCGGTGGTGGCGATCCGGATCGACCGGCTCACCGGGTGGGCCGCGGGCGGCGGGTAG
- a CDS encoding ABC transporter ATP-binding protein: protein MSGALLEVADLRVVIGGRHILHGVDLAVAPSGVTALLGRNGAGKTTTVRGVLGLVPRTGSVRFAGEETVRLDTHRLVRRGIGYAPEDRGVFAGLTVAENLRLAERPGPGPDGGGPAYGLVHELFPELRERAQQPAGTLSGGQQQMLAIGRTLLNGNRLIIADEPTKGLAPKVVTEVAQALERAAEAVPVLLVEQNLALVRRLAAHCAVIADGRTAHQGPARELLADAEAARRLLGVGQTAGTKGGTA from the coding sequence GTGAGCGGCGCCCTGCTGGAGGTCGCGGACCTGCGGGTGGTGATCGGCGGCCGGCACATCCTGCACGGCGTGGACCTCGCGGTGGCCCCCAGCGGCGTCACCGCGCTCCTCGGCCGCAACGGCGCCGGCAAGACCACCACCGTGCGCGGGGTGCTCGGCCTGGTCCCGCGCACCGGCAGCGTCCGCTTCGCCGGGGAGGAGACCGTCCGCCTGGACACCCACCGGCTCGTCCGCCGCGGGATCGGCTACGCGCCAGAGGACCGCGGGGTGTTCGCCGGGCTCACCGTCGCCGAGAACCTGCGGCTCGCCGAGCGTCCCGGCCCCGGACCGGACGGCGGCGGCCCCGCCTACGGGCTGGTCCACGAGCTCTTCCCGGAGCTGCGCGAGCGGGCCCAGCAGCCGGCCGGCACGCTGAGCGGCGGCCAGCAGCAGATGCTCGCGATCGGCCGCACCCTCCTCAACGGAAACCGCCTGATCATCGCCGACGAGCCGACCAAGGGACTGGCCCCGAAGGTGGTCACCGAGGTGGCGCAGGCCCTGGAACGGGCGGCCGAGGCGGTGCCGGTGCTGCTGGTCGAGCAGAACCTCGCCCTGGTGCGGCGGCTGGCCGCGCACTGCGCGGTGATCGCCGACGGCCGTACCGCCCACCAGGGCCCGGCCCGGGAACTGCTCGCCGACGCCGAGGCGGCCCGGCGCCTGCTCGGCGTCGGACAGACCGCCGGCACCAAGGGAGGGACGGCCTGA
- a CDS encoding branched-chain amino acid ABC transporter permease — MATVVLLTATGLGLGALYFLIASGLTLIFGLMDILNFAHGALLSIGAYATWWAASGHLPGAGASGAGFALAVLFGTAVGTAAAVLLELAVIRPLYERPREQILATVGVGLAVPALLSAVWGTDPHTFPGPKALSGTFGLLGARIPVDRLVLIVAAVAVLAALKLFFGRTRHGLIVRAGVEDRAMVSALGVDVRKAFTLVFAIGGAAAGLGGALGGLYFGSVDPGQGTSLLIFAFVVVVTGGMGSIAGAAGAAVLVGLVQQFANHYTSAGLGDLSVVILLAVLLLVRPRGLTGRPA; from the coding sequence ATGGCCACCGTCGTGCTGCTCACCGCCACCGGTCTGGGACTGGGCGCGCTCTACTTCCTGATCGCCTCCGGACTGACCCTGATCTTCGGGCTGATGGACATCCTCAACTTCGCCCACGGCGCCCTCCTCTCCATCGGCGCCTACGCCACCTGGTGGGCCGCCTCGGGCCACCTGCCGGGCGCCGGGGCCTCCGGCGCCGGCTTCGCGCTCGCGGTCCTCTTCGGCACGGCGGTCGGCACCGCGGCCGCGGTGCTCCTCGAACTCGCCGTCATCCGGCCGCTGTACGAGCGGCCGCGGGAGCAGATCCTGGCCACCGTGGGCGTCGGGCTGGCCGTGCCCGCGCTGCTCTCCGCGGTGTGGGGGACGGACCCGCACACCTTCCCCGGGCCGAAGGCGCTCTCCGGCACCTTCGGGCTGCTCGGCGCCCGGATCCCGGTCGACCGGCTGGTGCTGATCGTGGCCGCGGTGGCGGTGCTGGCCGCGCTGAAGCTTTTCTTCGGCCGCACCCGGCACGGCCTGATCGTCCGGGCCGGGGTGGAGGACCGGGCGATGGTCAGCGCCCTCGGCGTCGACGTCCGGAAGGCCTTCACCCTGGTCTTCGCGATCGGCGGGGCGGCGGCCGGGCTCGGCGGGGCGCTCGGCGGGCTGTACTTCGGCTCGGTGGACCCGGGCCAGGGGACCTCGCTGCTGATCTTCGCCTTCGTGGTGGTCGTCACCGGCGGGATGGGCTCGATCGCGGGCGCGGCCGGCGCGGCCGTCCTCGTCGGCCTGGTGCAGCAGTTCGCCAACCACTACACCAGCGCCGGACTCGGCGATCTGTCCGTCGTCATCCTGCTCGCCGTCCTGCTGCTGGTCAGGCCGCGCGGACTCACCGGGAGGCCCGCATGA
- a CDS encoding ABC transporter ATP-binding protein, producing the protein MAGTPDTHAPTHAPPKRGTAAPVLWLSGVGWSVGGAVILEDVGFDVREGEFLAFIGPNGAGKTSLFNVVSGLVQATAGRIELDGADLTGRPAHDRARLGLGRTFQTSSLWPGMSVADHVRLAAQAAQGGSYRIWRRAAGYREEVRDALARTGLAGRADALAGALSHGEKRKLELAVLLVGDPRVMLLDEPMAGVSAEEVPALTELIGALHREEGRTVLMVEHHMDVLLGLADRVAVMHHGTLLALDDPRAVTADATVQQAYLGEAL; encoded by the coding sequence ATGGCAGGCACCCCGGACACCCACGCGCCCACCCACGCGCCGCCGAAGCGCGGCACCGCCGCCCCCGTGCTGTGGCTCAGCGGCGTCGGCTGGTCCGTGGGCGGAGCGGTGATCCTGGAGGACGTCGGATTCGACGTGCGGGAGGGCGAGTTCCTGGCCTTCATCGGCCCGAACGGGGCCGGCAAGACCTCGCTGTTCAACGTGGTCAGCGGCCTGGTCCAGGCCACCGCCGGGCGGATCGAGCTGGACGGGGCGGACCTCACCGGCCGCCCCGCCCACGACCGGGCCCGGCTCGGCCTCGGCCGCACCTTCCAGACCTCCAGCCTGTGGCCGGGGATGTCGGTCGCCGACCATGTCCGGCTGGCCGCCCAGGCCGCCCAGGGCGGCTCGTACCGGATCTGGCGGCGGGCCGCCGGCTACCGGGAGGAGGTCCGCGACGCCCTGGCGCGGACCGGTCTCGCCGGCCGCGCCGACGCCCTCGCCGGCGCCCTCTCGCACGGCGAGAAGCGGAAGTTGGAGCTGGCCGTGCTGCTGGTCGGCGACCCCCGGGTGATGCTCCTCGACGAGCCGATGGCCGGCGTCAGCGCCGAGGAGGTGCCCGCCCTCACCGAACTGATCGGCGCACTCCACCGGGAGGAGGGCCGCACCGTCCTGATGGTGGAGCACCACATGGACGTCCTCCTCGGCCTCGCCGACCGGGTGGCCGTGATGCACCACGGCACCCTCCTCGCGCTGGACGACCCGCGGGCCGTGACGGCCGACGCCACCGTGCAGCAGGCCTACCTCGGGGAGGCGCTGTGA
- a CDS encoding substrate-binding domain-containing protein, giving the protein MRPPRNPRQLRTLALLASSALLAGLTGCAAAGTAGSTGSSASESASAPVKVGLLYSRTGLLASYGAQYEQGFKAGLAYATGGTGKVAGHPIQVTEEDDAGDPAKAVAEAKDLIGKGDRILAGTTDSGVAEQLAPLAAQNQTLYISGAAATDAVTGINRYTFRSGRQTWQDILTAGSMLGSVKGKRITVLAQDSAFGQANVAAVKQVLGAGGATVRSVLAPPSATDLTPFAQQAGSGKPDLVFVAWAGSTAPALWTALDQQGVLDSSKVVTGLAGTASYPIFGSGAAKIAFLAHYFPGAGGGNPVEKAMIDGIGKAGGTPDLFSPDGFTAAQMIVHAIKSGSATDTDAMIKALEGWTFDGVKGPEEVRAADHALLQPMFQAKLTGGKPVLVKSLPMNAVAPPTKQMGS; this is encoded by the coding sequence ATGCGCCCGCCGAGAAACCCCAGACAGCTCCGCACCCTCGCATTGCTGGCCTCCTCCGCCCTCCTCGCCGGACTGACCGGGTGTGCCGCGGCCGGCACTGCCGGCTCCACCGGCTCCAGTGCCTCCGAGTCCGCCTCGGCGCCGGTGAAGGTCGGTCTCCTCTACTCCCGCACCGGCCTCCTCGCCTCCTACGGCGCCCAGTACGAGCAGGGCTTCAAGGCGGGACTGGCGTACGCCACCGGCGGCACCGGCAAGGTGGCCGGGCACCCGATCCAGGTCACCGAGGAGGACGACGCGGGCGACCCGGCCAAGGCGGTCGCCGAGGCCAAGGACCTGATCGGCAAGGGCGACCGGATCCTGGCCGGCACCACCGACTCCGGGGTCGCCGAGCAGCTGGCGCCGCTGGCCGCGCAGAACCAGACCCTGTACATCAGCGGCGCCGCCGCCACCGACGCGGTCACCGGCATCAACCGCTACACCTTCCGCTCCGGGCGGCAGACCTGGCAGGACATCCTCACCGCCGGCTCGATGCTGGGCTCGGTGAAGGGCAAGCGGATCACCGTGCTGGCCCAGGACAGCGCCTTCGGCCAGGCCAACGTCGCCGCGGTGAAGCAGGTGCTGGGCGCCGGCGGCGCCACCGTGCGCTCGGTACTGGCGCCGCCCAGCGCCACCGATCTGACGCCCTTCGCCCAGCAGGCCGGCTCCGGCAAGCCGGACCTGGTCTTCGTCGCCTGGGCCGGCTCCACCGCCCCGGCCCTGTGGACGGCACTGGACCAGCAGGGAGTGCTGGACTCCAGCAAGGTGGTGACCGGCCTGGCCGGCACCGCCTCGTACCCGATCTTCGGCTCGGGGGCGGCCAAGATCGCGTTCCTGGCGCACTACTTCCCGGGAGCCGGCGGCGGCAACCCGGTGGAGAAGGCGATGATCGACGGCATCGGCAAGGCCGGCGGCACCCCCGACCTGTTCAGCCCGGACGGCTTCACGGCGGCCCAGATGATCGTCCATGCGATCAAGTCCGGTTCGGCCACCGACACCGACGCCATGATCAAGGCGCTGGAGGGCTGGACCTTCGACGGGGTGAAGGGCCCCGAGGAGGTCCGCGCCGCCGACCACGCCCTGCTGCAGCCGATGTTCCAGGCCAAGCTGACGGGCGGAAAGCCGGTCCTGGTGAAGTCCCTTCCGATGAACGCAGTCGCCCCGCCGACCAAGCAGATGGGGAGCTGA
- a CDS encoding branched-chain amino acid ABC transporter permease, producing MFGGLATGYDLLLGRTGLLSFGHALYFATGTYVTDVLMLRAGLPFAAAAVLGLAAGVLLAAVLGSVSLRVTGIGFSMVTLAFAQAGSILVTRDPGGATGGEEGLAAPADRMPAALIGIGHTADLYWIALAYVVLTFAVVQWLLRSPIGRVWEGIKENELRVEVLGLRPHGFKLAAFVLSGALAALGGVVYLLLTGGATPQTTTSDFTLSLLVMVVLGGSGSRWGPLLGGVLYTWADQRLGDLANSTGVAGLPAVLRVPLSQPLFLLGALFVVIVFALPGGVVRLPDRIRSARRRRGGRRTEAATG from the coding sequence GTGTTCGGCGGCCTGGCGACCGGCTACGACCTGCTGCTCGGCCGCACCGGGCTGCTCTCCTTCGGGCACGCCCTCTACTTCGCCACCGGCACCTACGTCACCGACGTGCTGATGCTGCGGGCGGGCCTGCCGTTCGCCGCGGCGGCGGTGCTGGGGCTGGCCGCCGGGGTGCTGCTGGCCGCGGTGCTCGGCTCGGTCAGCCTGCGGGTGACCGGCATCGGCTTCTCCATGGTGACCCTCGCCTTCGCGCAGGCCGGTTCGATCCTGGTGACCCGCGACCCGGGCGGCGCCACCGGCGGCGAGGAGGGGCTGGCCGCCCCGGCGGACCGGATGCCGGCGGCGCTGATCGGCATCGGCCACACCGCCGACCTCTACTGGATCGCCCTGGCCTACGTGGTGCTGACCTTCGCCGTCGTCCAGTGGCTGCTGCGCTCGCCGATCGGCCGGGTGTGGGAGGGGATCAAGGAGAACGAGCTGCGGGTGGAGGTGCTGGGGCTGCGGCCGCACGGCTTCAAGCTGGCCGCGTTCGTCCTCTCCGGGGCGCTGGCGGCGCTCGGCGGGGTGGTCTACCTCCTCCTCACCGGCGGCGCCACCCCGCAGACCACCACCTCGGACTTCACCCTCTCGCTGCTGGTGATGGTGGTGCTGGGCGGCTCCGGCAGCCGCTGGGGGCCGCTGCTCGGCGGCGTCCTCTACACCTGGGCCGACCAGCGGCTCGGCGATCTGGCCAACTCCACCGGGGTGGCCGGGCTCCCGGCGGTGCTGCGGGTCCCGCTCTCGCAGCCGCTGTTCCTCCTCGGCGCACTCTTCGTGGTGATCGTCTTCGCCCTGCCGGGAGGCGTCGTCCGCCTCCCGGACCGGATCCGCTCGGCCCGCCGCCGCAGGGGCGGCAGGCGCACGGAGGCCGCCACCGGATGA
- a CDS encoding DUF4232 domain-containing protein: MRIHAKKVSVLAVAAVAASLSLTACNSNGGVSASASGSSNASGAAGSAGSAGTNAAPAGSSNGNGNGSGSGSGSGAAAGNGGGGSAPAGSGQANAGICHTAQLGFSHSWGMGEGELLINLKNTSSGSCEMRGFPGVDLVGADGTVSAGRSSMAAPDVVLQPGQETNFVLHFPPNNTGGSGVTFTKLVVTPPNETNSHTMPVGINVPADGNASPKVYVDPVGAGK; encoded by the coding sequence ATGCGCATCCACGCCAAGAAGGTCTCCGTCCTCGCCGTCGCCGCGGTGGCCGCGAGCCTTTCACTCACCGCCTGCAACTCCAACGGCGGCGTCAGCGCCTCTGCTTCGGGCTCCTCGAACGCCTCCGGCGCCGCCGGCTCGGCGGGCTCGGCGGGGACGAACGCCGCCCCGGCCGGCTCCAGCAACGGCAACGGCAACGGCAGCGGCAGCGGCAGCGGCTCCGGTGCCGCTGCGGGCAACGGCGGCGGCGGTTCCGCGCCGGCCGGGTCCGGCCAGGCCAACGCCGGCATCTGCCACACCGCCCAGCTCGGCTTCAGCCACTCCTGGGGGATGGGCGAGGGCGAGCTGCTGATCAACCTCAAGAACACCAGCTCCGGTTCGTGCGAGATGCGCGGCTTCCCGGGGGTCGACCTGGTGGGCGCGGACGGCACGGTGAGCGCCGGGCGGAGCAGCATGGCCGCCCCGGACGTCGTCCTCCAGCCCGGCCAGGAGACCAACTTCGTGCTCCACTTCCCGCCGAACAACACCGGCGGCAGCGGGGTGACCTTCACCAAGCTGGTCGTCACGCCGCCGAACGAGACCAACTCGCACACCATGCCGGTGGGCATCAACGTGCCGGCGGACGGCAACGCGAGCCCGAAGGTCTACGTCGACCCGGTCGGGGCCGGCAAGTAG